The Burkholderiales bacterium genome contains a region encoding:
- the alr gene encoding alanine racemase, which translates to MPRPLHARINHLALQNNLAVAKRRAPNSRIMAVIKANGYGHGLLRAARGLSGADGFAVIDLHDAVDLRSSGFKQSILLLNGFYGPEELPVFAQHLLTPVIHQQEQLDWLRAAEAPFKLEVFLKLNTGMNRLGFKPQMFSAAVNALKQSRHVSGITLMTHFACADDEQGIAWQLAEFKKITAGELLPRSLANTAALLRFPETRSDWERPGIMLYGSSPVAETSAKQLGLQPVMTLESRIIAIQDLKPGDKVGYNSLYTAERAMRAGIVACGYADGYPRRAGTGTPVCVDGRITRTLGRVSMDTLCVDLSGIQNAGVGTPVVLWGEGLAVEEVAKAAGTVSYELFTKLNSRVPVIESNG; encoded by the coding sequence ATGCCGCGTCCGCTTCACGCACGCATCAACCATTTAGCGCTGCAAAACAATCTCGCCGTGGCAAAGCGGCGCGCCCCCAATTCACGCATCATGGCGGTGATTAAGGCCAACGGCTATGGCCATGGCCTGTTGCGCGCCGCACGTGGCCTTTCCGGCGCTGATGGATTCGCGGTGATCGATCTGCATGATGCGGTCGATTTGCGTAGTTCGGGCTTCAAGCAGAGCATTCTGTTGCTGAACGGGTTCTACGGCCCGGAGGAATTACCGGTGTTCGCGCAGCACCTTCTCACGCCGGTGATACACCAACAGGAGCAGCTGGATTGGCTGCGCGCTGCCGAGGCGCCGTTCAAGCTCGAGGTGTTTCTCAAGCTCAATACCGGCATGAACCGTTTGGGATTCAAGCCGCAAATGTTTAGCGCTGCGGTGAACGCGCTCAAACAAAGCCGGCATGTGTCCGGGATTACCTTGATGACACACTTTGCCTGCGCAGATGATGAACAGGGTATTGCGTGGCAATTAGCGGAATTCAAAAAAATTACCGCCGGCGAATTACTGCCGCGCAGTCTTGCAAATACGGCGGCACTGCTGCGCTTTCCTGAAACGCGAAGCGATTGGGAACGTCCCGGCATCATGCTTTATGGTTCGTCGCCGGTTGCGGAAACGAGCGCAAAGCAGCTCGGCCTGCAACCGGTAATGACCCTGGAGAGCCGGATCATTGCGATTCAGGATTTAAAACCCGGCGATAAGGTGGGCTATAACAGCTTATACACCGCGGAACGAGCGATGCGTGCGGGCATCGTTGCTTGCGGTTATGCCGATGGCTACCCGCGCCGTGCAGGCACAGGCACACCGGTTTGCGTCGATGGAAGAATCACCCGCACCTTGGGGCGAGTTTCGATGGATACTTTGTGTGTGGATTTAAGCGGAATTCAAAACGCCGGTGTCGGCACGCCGGTTGTGCTTTGGGGGGAGGGATTGGCGGTGGAAGAAGTGGCGAAAGCGGCGGGCACGGTAAGCTACGAATTATTTACAAAATTGAATTCGCGCGTACCCGTCATCGAATCCAATGGCTAA
- the lplT gene encoding lysophospholipid transporter LplT, protein MKPGFYIILAAQFFSALADNALLFAAIALLMQMDAPNWQQPVLNQFFVFSYIALAPFVGPFADSLPKGMVMFISNAVKAVGCLAMLIGMHPFYAYGIVGVGAAMYSPAKYGILTEYLPPQKLVLANGWMEGLTVAAIILGAILGSFLVSPKIANHYLQLFDIPGIETGIDTPPQFAISVVLGLYLVAAAFNLYIPKVAIDHKLPKKNPFYILQDFWNCFRLLWRDPLGQVSLAVTTLFWGVGVALRLIVLAWAAVALNFDLEKATRLTAVVAIGIAIGAVVAAKYVRLENSVRVLPVGIAMGIGLMVTTYTTNLYLILVLLLLIGTMAGFFVVPMNALLQHRGHLLMGAGHSIAVQNFNENLSILGMLGIYAVLDKLGSSIFTVMIVFGLFSSGIMTYLYRRHRQDRVET, encoded by the coding sequence ATGAAACCCGGCTTTTACATCATACTTGCCGCACAATTTTTTTCCGCTCTTGCCGACAATGCGCTGCTGTTTGCGGCAATCGCTCTGCTCATGCAAATGGACGCGCCGAACTGGCAACAGCCGGTATTGAATCAGTTCTTCGTATTTTCCTACATTGCCCTTGCCCCCTTTGTTGGACCGTTCGCCGACTCCCTGCCCAAAGGCATGGTGATGTTTATCAGCAATGCCGTTAAAGCGGTGGGCTGTTTGGCAATGCTGATCGGTATGCACCCTTTTTATGCGTACGGCATCGTCGGTGTCGGCGCCGCCATGTATTCTCCGGCAAAATACGGCATTCTCACGGAATACCTGCCGCCGCAAAAATTGGTACTTGCAAACGGCTGGATGGAGGGCCTGACCGTAGCCGCGATTATTTTGGGGGCTATATTGGGCAGCTTCCTGGTAAGCCCGAAAATCGCAAACCACTATTTGCAGTTGTTTGACATACCGGGCATTGAAACCGGAATTGACACGCCGCCCCAATTCGCCATTTCGGTCGTTCTCGGCCTGTATCTTGTGGCTGCGGCATTCAATCTCTACATTCCAAAAGTAGCCATTGACCACAAGCTGCCAAAAAAAAATCCGTTTTACATCCTGCAAGATTTCTGGAACTGCTTCAGGCTTTTGTGGCGTGATCCGCTCGGCCAAGTGTCGCTGGCGGTCACTACGCTGTTTTGGGGCGTGGGCGTCGCGCTGCGCCTCATCGTACTCGCCTGGGCGGCCGTAGCGCTGAACTTCGACCTGGAAAAAGCAACACGGCTTACCGCCGTGGTGGCGATCGGGATCGCCATCGGCGCGGTCGTAGCCGCGAAGTACGTCAGGCTTGAAAATTCGGTGCGCGTGCTGCCGGTTGGCATCGCGATGGGAATCGGCCTCATGGTCACGACATACACGACCAATCTGTATCTCATATTGGTGCTACTGCTCCTTATAGGAACAATGGCTGGGTTTTTCGTGGTGCCGATGAACGCGCTGCTGCAACACCGCGGGCACTTATTAATGGGCGCCGGGCACTCCATAGCGGTGCAGAACTTCAATGAAAACCTGAGCATCCTCGGCATGCTGGGCATTTACGCGGTGCTTGATAAATTGGGCTCCTCCATATTTACCGTGATGATCGTTTTCGGCTTGTTCAGCTCGGGGATAATGACCTATCTTTACCGCAGACACCGGCAGGACAGAGTTGAAACCTGA
- a CDS encoding ABC transporter ATP-binding protein, which produces MSSDFILETHNLTKEFKGFVAVNDIELKIRRGSIHALIGPNGAGKTTVFNLLTRFLAPTNGRIIFNGADITGEKPAQIARRGIIRSFQISAVFPHLTVLENVRIALQRKLGTSFHFWRSARTLNALNDEVMALLEAVDLYAFASAVTVELPYGRKRALEIATTMAMEPEIMLLDEPTQGMGHEDVGRVTELIKKVSANRTILMVEHNLSVVENLSDTITVLQRGSVLAEGPYEEVAKNPQVLDAYVGSTNG; this is translated from the coding sequence ATGAGCAGCGATTTCATACTGGAAACGCACAATCTCACCAAAGAATTCAAGGGGTTCGTTGCGGTTAATGATATTGAACTCAAAATCAGGCGCGGCAGCATTCACGCCTTGATTGGACCCAACGGCGCGGGAAAAACCACAGTCTTCAATTTGCTCACGCGGTTTTTAGCCCCCACCAACGGCCGCATAATTTTCAACGGTGCCGATATTACCGGAGAAAAGCCGGCGCAGATTGCACGACGGGGCATCATTCGCTCATTCCAGATTTCTGCCGTATTCCCGCATCTCACTGTTCTGGAAAATGTGCGCATTGCGTTACAGCGCAAGCTCGGCACTTCATTTCATTTTTGGCGCTCTGCTAGAACGCTGAATGCGCTGAATGATGAAGTAATGGCGCTGCTGGAAGCGGTTGACCTCTACGCTTTTGCCTCCGCAGTCACCGTGGAGCTGCCGTACGGCCGAAAGCGCGCGCTGGAAATTGCCACCACGATGGCGATGGAACCCGAGATTATGCTGCTTGATGAGCCGACTCAGGGCATGGGTCACGAAGACGTAGGCCGCGTGACCGAGCTTATAAAAAAAGTTTCGGCGAACCGCACTATCCTGATGGTGGAGCACAACTTGAGCGTTGTCGAAAATTTGTCCGATACCATCACGGTGCTGCAGCGCGGCTCAGTGCTGGCTGAAGGGCCTTACGAAGAAGTCGCGAAAAATCCTCAGGTGCTCGATGCCTACGTCGGGAGCACTAATGGTTAG
- a CDS encoding LemA family protein: MRRTLVYLMLSLVALGLAGCGYNTLQSTDEQVKASWAEVLNQYQRRADLVPNLVNTVKGYAQQEKDVLLGVTNARSRVGAIQATPELLNDPQAFAKFQQAQGELTSALSRLLVVAENYPQLKSDANFRDLQAQLEGTENRITVARNRYIKAVQDYNVTVRSFPSNLTAKLFGFQLKPNFTVENESAIAKPPKVDFRNP, from the coding sequence ATGCGCAGAACACTTGTGTACCTGATGCTGTCGTTGGTCGCGCTTGGCTTAGCCGGGTGCGGTTACAACACCTTGCAATCCACCGACGAACAGGTCAAAGCGAGTTGGGCGGAAGTACTCAACCAGTACCAGCGCCGCGCCGATTTGGTGCCAAACCTGGTGAATACGGTAAAGGGCTACGCACAACAGGAAAAAGACGTGCTGCTCGGCGTAACCAATGCCCGCTCCAGGGTCGGGGCGATACAGGCCACGCCCGAATTGCTTAACGATCCACAAGCATTCGCAAAGTTTCAGCAGGCGCAGGGCGAGCTGACGTCCGCGTTGTCGCGACTTCTGGTGGTTGCAGAAAATTATCCGCAGCTGAAATCCGACGCCAATTTCCGCGATTTGCAGGCGCAGCTTGAGGGTACTGAAAACCGCATCACAGTGGCGCGCAACCGTTACATCAAGGCGGTGCAGGACTACAACGTTACGGTGCGTTCATTCCCCAGCAACCTTACGGCGAAACTGTTCGGTTTTCAGTTGAAGCCCAATTTCACCGTGGAAAACGAAAGCGCAATCGCCAAGCCACCCAAGGTTGATTTCAGGAACCCCTGA
- a CDS encoding TPM domain-containing protein: MNLKRLLKHLVTGHLAVTRVLPPRAMRAIEHAVRESEATHGGQIRFAVEPALDIAALLRGQSARERSIEIFSRLKVWDTEHNNGVLIYLLLADRDVEIVADRGIHARLGNAGWEPICRDMEQAFREGRFENGIIAGIKNVGSHLQRHYPAKQPNELPDKPAIL; this comes from the coding sequence TTGAATCTAAAGCGTTTGCTCAAACATCTGGTCACCGGCCACCTCGCTGTGACGCGCGTTTTGCCGCCGCGTGCCATGCGTGCGATCGAGCATGCGGTTCGCGAGAGCGAAGCCACACACGGCGGGCAAATCCGCTTTGCGGTCGAGCCGGCATTGGATATTGCAGCTTTGCTGCGCGGCCAGAGCGCGCGGGAGCGCTCCATTGAAATATTCTCGCGGCTAAAAGTGTGGGACACCGAACACAACAACGGCGTGCTGATTTATCTGCTGCTTGCCGACCGCGACGTGGAGATTGTCGCCGATCGCGGAATTCACGCGCGACTCGGAAATGCGGGATGGGAACCGATATGCCGTGACATGGAACAGGCGTTTCGGGAAGGACGCTTTGAAAACGGGATTATTGCCGGAATCAAAAACGTCGGCAGTCACCTGCAGCGGCACTATCCTGCAAAACAGCCCAACGAGCTACCTGACAAACCGGCGATACTTTAG
- a CDS encoding YgcG family protein: protein MMRVAAHALLLLALGLGSALADVAVPPLSARVTDLTDTLNGDQRARLEQELQNFEARKGSQLAVLIVPTTQPETIEQYGIRVADSWKLGRKGIDDGALLLIAKGDRRLRIEVGYGLEGPLNDATAKRIVSDVITPYFRKGDFYGGIEAGLQSMMKVIEGEPLPAPSHSISSSFKSRNLGPALFIGLILVMIVGGILRALLGRFAAASLVGGLISLLAWLFIVPLTMALVIGAIGFLFTLFGGSRGWYGGWPGAYSSGGFGSGGFSGGGFSGGGGGFGGGGASGSW from the coding sequence ATGATGAGGGTTGCGGCGCACGCCTTATTGCTGCTGGCGCTTGGACTGGGCAGTGCGCTGGCGGATGTTGCGGTCCCTCCACTTAGTGCGCGGGTCACCGATTTAACGGATACATTAAACGGCGACCAGCGGGCGCGCCTGGAACAGGAATTGCAAAATTTCGAGGCGAGGAAAGGCAGCCAGCTCGCGGTGCTCATCGTGCCTACGACGCAACCGGAAACCATCGAGCAATACGGCATCCGGGTTGCCGATTCCTGGAAACTCGGCCGCAAGGGGATTGATGACGGGGCGTTGCTGTTGATTGCCAAGGGGGACCGCAGGTTGCGCATCGAGGTAGGTTATGGCTTGGAGGGCCCGCTTAACGACGCGACTGCGAAGCGCATTGTGAGCGATGTCATTACGCCGTATTTCAGGAAAGGCGATTTTTACGGCGGCATCGAGGCGGGCTTGCAGAGCATGATGAAGGTGATAGAAGGCGAGCCTTTGCCTGCGCCCAGCCATTCCATTTCGTCTTCGTTTAAATCCAGAAACTTGGGACCGGCGCTGTTTATCGGTTTGATACTGGTAATGATCGTTGGGGGAATATTGCGCGCCCTGTTGGGCCGCTTTGCCGCGGCGAGCCTGGTCGGAGGACTTATAAGTTTGCTCGCGTGGCTGTTCATCGTCCCCTTGACCATGGCGCTAGTCATCGGTGCAATTGGTTTTTTGTTTACGCTTTTCGGTGGCAGCCGCGGCTGGTACGGAGGCTGGCCCGGCGCATACAGCAGCGGCGGCTTCGGAAGCGGAGGCTTTAGCGGGGGCGGTTTTAGCGGAGGCGGGGGCGGTTTTGGCGGCGGCGGCGCCTCAGGGAGCTGGTGA
- the tsaB gene encoding tRNA (adenosine(37)-N6)-threonylcarbamoyltransferase complex dimerization subunit type 1 TsaB — protein MNILAIDTSGEYCTLALWIDGEVLSREKHAGQNHSQVLLPLLNDLLAESGMSLKRLDGIAFGAGPGSFTGLRIACGVAQGLAFAMDLPVAGICTLEALAEAMPGRQVIASLDARMGEIYHAAYKKHDDRWQEVSPPALWAPLHAPSVAGSGWIGCGSGFAVYAEQLELRYQGQLSAVIADAVPRAREMARLAVGVLQRGEGCAAEAAAPLYLRDKVALKTFER, from the coding sequence ATGAATATTCTCGCGATAGATACCTCCGGCGAATACTGCACCCTCGCCCTGTGGATAGATGGCGAAGTGCTGTCGCGCGAGAAGCATGCCGGGCAAAATCATTCCCAGGTGTTGCTGCCGCTGCTCAACGATCTCTTAGCTGAAAGCGGCATGTCGCTCAAAAGGCTGGACGGGATTGCTTTCGGCGCGGGGCCTGGATCGTTCACCGGGCTGCGCATCGCGTGCGGAGTAGCGCAGGGACTGGCATTTGCCATGGATTTGCCGGTGGCGGGCATCTGCACTCTGGAGGCACTGGCGGAAGCCATGCCGGGCAGGCAGGTGATTGCCTCCCTGGACGCGCGCATGGGCGAGATTTATCATGCCGCATATAAAAAACACGACGACCGCTGGCAGGAAGTAAGCCCGCCCGCCTTGTGGGCTCCGCTGCACGCCCCTTCGGTCGCGGGAAGCGGCTGGATTGGCTGCGGTAGCGGTTTCGCGGTGTATGCGGAACAATTGGAACTACGCTATCAGGGTCAGCTGAGCGCGGTGATTGCGGATGCCGTTCCCCGCGCCAGGGAAATGGCGCGGCTTGCGGTCGGGGTGCTGCAAAGGGGCGAAGGATGCGCGGCCGAGGCGGCAGCCCCGCTTTATCTGCGTGACAAAGTGGCGTTGAAAACATTCGAACGATGA
- a CDS encoding acyl-CoA synthetase — MARINYYSSDLDKNPANYTPLSPLSFLERTAYVYPKHAAVVHGDRKFTWGETYARCRRLACALAKRGLGAGDTVAVMLPNIPQMFEAHFGVPMSGAVLNTLNTRLDAEAIAFMLKHGEAKILITDREFSATAAKALAMLDKKLLVIDVDDPEFKGGALLGEMDYEAFLKTGDPDFAWSLPEDEWNAISLNYTSGTTGNPKGVVYHHRGAYLNALSNIIDWGMPRHSIYLWTLPMFHCNGWCFPWTMAAIAGTNVCLRRVEAKLILDAIRRHKATHYCGAPIVHNMLINAPAEMKAGIDQPVSGLVAAASPPAAMIEGMERLGFNLTHVYGLTETYGPASVCAKHPEWGQLDISARTERNGRQGVRYTLQEGMTVMDPETMQPVPADGRTMGEIMFRGNITMKGYLKNPKASMEAFSGGWFHSGDLAVMQPDGYVKIKDRSKDIIISGGENISSLEVEDTLYRHPAVLAAAVVAQPDSKWGEMPCAFVELKEGANVTEKEIIDHCRGNMAHFKVPKRVIFGALPKTSTGKIQKFMLRERAKSASAIE, encoded by the coding sequence ATGGCTCGAATCAACTATTACAGCTCTGATTTGGACAAAAACCCCGCGAATTACACGCCCCTTTCGCCGCTGAGTTTCCTGGAGCGCACGGCTTACGTCTATCCCAAACACGCCGCCGTTGTCCATGGCGACCGCAAGTTTACTTGGGGCGAAACCTACGCGCGTTGCCGCCGGCTAGCCTGCGCTCTGGCGAAGCGCGGGCTTGGCGCGGGGGATACGGTAGCGGTGATGCTGCCCAACATTCCGCAGATGTTCGAAGCCCATTTCGGCGTGCCGATGAGCGGTGCGGTGTTAAACACGCTGAACACGCGACTGGATGCGGAAGCCATTGCCTTCATGCTCAAGCACGGCGAGGCGAAGATATTAATAACTGACCGCGAGTTTTCCGCGACTGCCGCCAAGGCGCTCGCGATGCTGGATAAAAAACTACTGGTGATCGATGTCGACGATCCGGAGTTCAAAGGCGGCGCGCTGTTGGGTGAAATGGACTACGAAGCTTTTCTCAAAACCGGCGATCCGGATTTCGCCTGGTCGCTCCCGGAAGACGAGTGGAACGCAATATCGCTTAACTATACTTCGGGCACCACCGGCAATCCCAAGGGGGTCGTGTACCATCACCGCGGCGCATACCTTAACGCGCTAAGCAACATCATAGATTGGGGCATGCCGCGCCATTCCATATATCTTTGGACGCTGCCCATGTTTCACTGCAATGGCTGGTGTTTTCCATGGACTATGGCGGCGATTGCAGGCACAAATGTTTGCTTGCGCCGGGTGGAGGCCAAGCTGATACTCGATGCGATCCGCCGGCACAAGGCAACGCATTACTGCGGCGCGCCCATCGTGCACAACATGCTGATTAATGCTCCTGCCGAAATGAAGGCCGGAATCGACCAGCCGGTCAGCGGGCTGGTAGCTGCCGCTTCGCCGCCCGCCGCGATGATCGAGGGCATGGAGCGCTTGGGATTCAACCTTACGCACGTGTACGGGCTCACCGAAACCTACGGACCGGCATCGGTCTGTGCCAAGCATCCGGAATGGGGACAGCTGGATATTTCTGCGCGCACGGAACGCAACGGCAGGCAGGGTGTGCGTTATACCCTGCAGGAGGGGATGACAGTGATGGATCCGGAGACCATGCAACCGGTACCTGCGGATGGACGGACCATGGGTGAAATCATGTTCCGCGGCAACATCACTATGAAAGGTTATCTCAAGAACCCGAAGGCAAGCATGGAAGCGTTTAGCGGAGGCTGGTTCCACTCCGGCGATCTTGCGGTCATGCAGCCCGACGGCTACGTAAAAATCAAGGATCGCTCGAAAGACATTATTATTTCCGGCGGTGAAAATATTTCCTCGCTGGAAGTAGAGGACACGCTTTATCGCCACCCCGCGGTATTAGCCGCCGCGGTAGTGGCACAACCCGATTCCAAATGGGGCGAGATGCCGTGCGCTTTTGTGGAATTGAAGGAAGGCGCGAATGTGACAGAAAAAGAAATCATCGATCACTGCCGCGGTAACATGGCGCACTTCAAGGTTCCGAAAAGAGTGATATTCGGCGCGCTGCCCAAGACGTCTACAGGTAAAATACAAAAGTTCATGCTGCGCGAGCGCGCCAAGTCCGCTTCAGCGATTGAATAA
- the rimI gene encoding ribosomal protein S18-alanine N-acetyltransferase encodes MSAQLEQAPLLRPMQATDIDAVMRIERGIYAHPWTRGNFRDSLNAGYSCWIFRYAQSIVGYAVMMIAGDEAHLLNLSIAAEWQRQGWGRKLLQLMLELARQHHARVLLLEVRPSNAVALALYRAFGFRRIALRRGYYPAGPMREDAIVLELSL; translated from the coding sequence ATGAGCGCGCAACTGGAACAGGCGCCGCTATTGCGGCCGATGCAGGCGACCGATATTGATGCAGTGATGCGCATCGAGCGCGGCATTTATGCGCACCCCTGGACGCGCGGCAATTTCCGGGATTCGTTGAATGCCGGCTACAGCTGCTGGATCTTCCGATATGCGCAGAGCATCGTCGGCTACGCGGTCATGATGATTGCGGGCGATGAGGCACATTTGCTTAATCTCAGCATTGCCGCGGAGTGGCAGCGCCAGGGGTGGGGCAGAAAACTGCTGCAGCTTATGCTGGAACTCGCCCGCCAGCACCACGCGCGGGTGCTGCTTCTTGAAGTGCGCCCTTCAAATGCGGTGGCGCTTGCGCTGTATAGAGCCTTCGGTTTTAGGCGCATCGCGCTGCGCCGCGGTTATTATCCTGCAGGTCCGATGCGCGAGGACGCGATAGTATTGGAACTATCGCTGTGA
- the radA gene encoding DNA repair protein RadA: MAKQKSIYVCAECGGQSPKWQGQCPHCSAWNTLVETVVDSGSKNRFASAAPGKLQSLGDVQTHELPRQPTGISEFDRVLGGGLVQGAVVLLGGDPGIGKSTLLLQALCQMGAQRNVLYVSGEESAHQIALRARRLALDAKPLQLLAEIQLEKILATLGSHQPEVAVMDSIQTLYSDALQSAPGSVAQVRECAAQLARFAKQSGTAIIFIGHVTKEGTLAGPRVLEHIVDTVLYFEGDTHSSFRLIRAVKNRFGAVNEIGVFAMTDKGLRGVNNPSALFLSQHGQEVAGSCVLVTQEGTRPLLVEVQALVDDAHAPNPRRLTVGLEQNRLAMLLAVLHRHAGIACFDQDVFVNAVGGVKIAEPAADLAVLLAIVSSLTNKPLAQKLVAFGEVGLAGEIRPVQRGQERLKEAAKLGFKQALIPKANKPKQPIDGIEVIAVERVGDAVSRIR; this comes from the coding sequence ATGGCTAAGCAAAAATCGATTTACGTGTGCGCCGAGTGCGGCGGGCAATCGCCGAAATGGCAAGGACAGTGCCCGCATTGCTCCGCATGGAACACCCTGGTCGAAACGGTGGTTGATTCTGGCTCCAAAAACCGCTTCGCTTCGGCCGCGCCGGGCAAATTGCAATCATTGGGCGATGTGCAAACCCATGAGCTGCCGCGCCAGCCAACCGGAATATCGGAGTTTGACCGCGTGCTTGGCGGCGGGCTGGTGCAAGGTGCGGTCGTATTGCTGGGCGGTGATCCGGGGATTGGTAAATCCACACTTCTGCTGCAGGCGCTGTGCCAAATGGGGGCGCAGCGCAACGTGCTGTACGTGAGCGGGGAAGAATCTGCGCACCAGATCGCGCTACGCGCCCGGCGCCTTGCGCTTGACGCCAAACCGCTGCAGCTTCTGGCAGAAATCCAGCTGGAAAAAATTCTCGCCACTTTGGGTTCGCACCAACCGGAAGTGGCGGTCATGGATTCGATTCAGACCCTTTATTCCGACGCGCTGCAATCGGCGCCGGGATCGGTGGCGCAGGTGCGCGAATGCGCGGCGCAGCTTGCGCGCTTCGCCAAGCAAAGCGGCACGGCTATTATTTTTATCGGGCATGTAACCAAGGAGGGGACCTTGGCCGGCCCGCGTGTACTGGAGCACATTGTGGACACCGTGCTCTATTTCGAGGGCGACACTCACTCCAGCTTCCGCTTGATCCGGGCGGTGAAGAACCGCTTCGGGGCGGTCAACGAGATTGGCGTGTTCGCCATGACAGACAAGGGGTTGAGAGGAGTTAACAATCCATCGGCGCTGTTTCTTTCGCAGCACGGCCAAGAGGTCGCGGGTTCATGCGTGCTGGTGACGCAGGAAGGCACGCGGCCTTTGTTAGTCGAAGTACAGGCGCTGGTGGACGACGCGCACGCTCCGAACCCGCGGCGCCTTACGGTCGGGCTCGAGCAAAATCGTCTGGCGATGTTGCTCGCGGTGCTGCACCGCCACGCCGGCATCGCGTGTTTCGACCAGGATGTTTTCGTCAACGCCGTGGGCGGCGTCAAAATCGCCGAACCCGCCGCGGATTTGGCGGTACTGCTTGCGATCGTTTCATCGCTGACGAACAAGCCGTTGGCGCAAAAGCTTGTCGCGTTTGGCGAAGTGGGCCTGGCCGGGGAGATCAGGCCTGTTCAGCGCGGACAGGAGCGTCTCAAGGAAGCCGCCAAACTGGGTTTCAAACAGGCGCTGATTCCGAAGGCGAACAAGCCCAAGCAGCCGATTGACGGCATCGAGGTCATCGCAGTGGAACGGGTGGGCGACGCGGTTTCGAGGATAAGGTAA